In Desmospora profundinema, the sequence CTGCTGCTTCCGTATGGGTTCGAAGACCGATCGTAATATCATTGGTGATATATTCACCCCCAATGGGAAGCACTGCCGTCGACAACAGGTACCCTTGTTCAAAAACGGCGATGGAAGTCGCCCCTCCACCAACGTCCGCCAAGACGACTCCCATGTTCTTTTCATCAGCGGACAAGCAGATTTCACTAGCGGCGAGGGGGAGCAACAGGATCCCCGCTACGGACAGCGATGCCTTTTCCACGCAACGCAGGACATTGTGAATAATTGTTTTGGACCCGGTTACAATAGTGGCTTCCACTTCCAGTCGGACGCCCACCATTCCGTAGGGATCCTGGACGTCGCCCAAACCATCGACCACAAATTGTTTGGGTACGACTTCGATAATGGCCCGCTCCGGGGGCAACGCGATCACGCGGGCCGCCTGAATGACCCGTTCGATATCCTGTCTCCCTATCTCGCGATTCTCACTGGAGACCGCAACCACTCCGTGACTGGGCTGGAGCGCCACATGGTTGCCGGAGATACCTACGAACACTTTGGAAATCTCTATCCCAACCATCCGTTCCGCATGATCGATTGCTTCCCGGATTGATTGAACGGCTTGGTCAATGTCAATGATGGCCCCTTTCTTCGTCCCCTTGGCGACCGCCGATCCGACTCCGACAATTTGCGTGCTTTCCTTTGTCACCTCGGCGACGATCACCCGTACCTTGGATGTTCCGATGTCTAAGCTGACAATGAACTCTCCACTGCTCAAATCCTGGGCACCTCCTCGCCCGAGAATCGTTCAACGGTGGTGGAAATCTTCATTTTTAATGAGGGGAGAAGCGAAGGGAGATTCCGCTTGTACCACATTTATTCAACATGAAGGGAGATTTCCCCTTTTTCCCACTTAACTTTTTCTTCAGTGGGCAAAACGCTGCAATCACTCCTTTTCCGGCTCGAACCAAGTGCTCTCCAACAGGTTCAACGTGCCTGGGGGACGATTGCGGAACATAGAATAATAGGGAATTTTCTCACCGAAATCACGAATTCGCACCCGTACAACATGATGGTTACGCGTATAGACCCGGACCAAATCCGGATATGTAGAATCCTCCCCCGGCCGGATCTCGGACAGATCCGCCTGGATCCGTTTGGGGAGATCAGCCAATCCGCGTGCAAGAGCGGGATCCCACTCCCCCCGCTTCTCCCAGCCGCGAAGAAGGGGCTTGTCCAGATTGCCGGACCATGGCCGGTCTTTTAATATCTCTCCGTTTCCCAGTACCGGATACGCAAGAGAGCCCTCCACCCAAAAAGCAACCCGGTGTGATTCCTTCACCTCGATATCCACAGTACCGGGAAAAGTCTTGGTCACCACCGCCTCCCTCACTTCGGGCAGGGCAGCAATCCGCCGTTCGGCTTCGCCGCCGTCCCAATGAAAATAAGAGCTCCCTTTTTCCAGTCGGGCCAATTGCAAGAGCTCTTCTTCCGTTACCATATGATTTCCCTTGATTCGGACATCCCGAATCTCCCCCAATGGGGATTCCAAAAACAAGATGATCAGAGTCCCCAGGAAAAAGAGAAGGATGAACAGGATGGCTACGAATGAAGGGGGTTTACGGGAACGGGTGGGGGAACGCAAGGGACGCACCCGCTCTTCCATGGCGACATCTCCTTCCGGTGGGAATCACCATGATAGGAACCTTTTCTAATGTTACCACAAACTTAGGCGGTCCGGGAATCGATATCCTTAGAGATAAAAAAACAGCGCACGGCTGTGTCGCTGTTTTTCATGCGAACGCTCTTTTTCCCGGATGACGCTGGATTTGCCCTCCCAGCTGGAACAGCGTTTGTTCTAACCGTTCATACCCGCGATCGATGTGGGCAAGACCCCGAACATGAGTCGTCCCCTTGGCTGCCAGTCCGGCTATGACGAGAGCAGCGCCGGCTCGTAGATCCGTCGCTTCCACCACGGCTCCCCGCAGATGGGGGACCCCTTCGATTTCCACCCGATTATTCCTGACTGTCAACCGGGCTCCCATCCGAATCAACTCGTGCACATGTTTAAAACGACCATCAAAGATCCCTTCCTGAATGGTACTTTTTCCTTCGGTCACAGATAAAAGCGCCATCACTTGGGGTTGCATATCCGTTGGAAAACCAGGGTACGGCTGCGTAACCACACCACCCACTGCGGAGAGTCGTCCGCCTCCCCTGACCCACAGAGCATCCCCTTCGGATTTTAATTGAGCACCTGTTTTCTTAAGCAGCTCAATGGTGGACGTCATATGATCCGGCATCACGTGAGTGAGAAGAACTTCTCCACCAGTAACAGCGGCGGCAATGGCCAGCGTCCCCGCAACAATCCGGTCGGGGATTACCTCATAGGAAACCGAGTGTAGTCGCTTGACGCCCCGGATCGTGATGGTCTCCGTCCCCGCTCCTCTGACATCGGCACCCATCCGGTTGAGGAAGCGTTGCAGATCCAGTATTTCGGGCTCCCGGGCCGCGTTGCGGATGGTCGTCTCCCCGTCCGCACACACAGCTGCCATCATAATGTTTTCGGTCGCTCCCACACTGGGCAAAGCCAAGCGGATATGCGCTCCCTTCAATTGGGAGGCCGTGCAGCGAATCGACTCCCCATCATCCTCCACCATGCCTCCAAGAGCTTCCAATCCTTGGAGATGAAGGTCAATCGGGCGTGCTCCGATGGCACAACCGCCCGGCCGAGTAATGGAGACCTCTCCCAGTCTGGACAACAGCGGTCCCATCAAAAAGATGGACGAACGCATCTGACGCATCAGGATTTCAGGAATTCGAGAAGATTTCAATGTGGAGGTTTCCAGCTTGACGGTGTTCCCATCCCAGCGCATTTTGACGCCGAGGGACTTCAGGATCTCATTCATCACGGCGATGTCCGACAGATGCGGTACATCCCGGATCTCATGGATGCCTTCCACCAAGAGCGTAGCTGCCAGGATGGGAAGGGCTGAGTTCTTCGCACCTTGAACACGAACGGTTCCGTACAGAGGTTTTCCGCCCTTGATGACAAACTGCTCCAATGTTCCACCTCCGTCTACCCTTCACCCACCACCTGAACTTCCGGCACCAAGGTGACGCCGTATTCTTTCTCAATCGTTCCGATGATGTGCTCTATCAGGGTGAGAACATCGTTTGCCGTCGCTTGACCGCGATTAATAATAAAGTTCGCGTGTTGAGTGGAAACTTCGGCATCGCCGACCCGATAACCCTTCAGACCCGCGGCTTCGATCAGGCGGCCGGAATGGTCGCCGTCAGGATTACGGAATACACTGCCCGCACAGGGATGCTGAAGGGGCTGCGTTTGACGCCGCCGATCCTTGAATTGAGCCATGGATGCAGCCACTTTTTTGCGGTCGCCCGCTTTTAATTGAAAAACCGCCTCCGTGACTACGCCGCGCAGGGAAGACTGCAGGATGGAATGCCGATAGGAAAAGTCCAGCTCTTGATTGGTCAGGCGAATCCATCGTCCCTCTTCCAACAGCACCTCCGCCGACTCCAACACCCGGCAAACCTCAGATCCGTGGGCACCGGCGTTCATAAAAACAGCGCCACCCACCGTTCCTGGGATTCCCCCGGCAAACTCAAGGCCAGTCAAACCCGCTTTGGCAGCCAGGACCGACAGTTTCACAAAAGAGTGTCCGCCGCCTGCAATTACCCGGTCCCCATCCACCCGGTAATAATCCAATCCGTTTCCCATCTTGATGACGGCACCGCGAATCCCACCGTCACGGACCAACAGGTTGGATCCGCGACCGATCACCCGCCAAGGGATCTGATGACGGTACAATATGGCCATCGTTTTCTCCAGCTCTTCTCTGTTTTGGGGAATGACCAGGATATCGGCAGGCCCGCCCACTTTCCAAGTAGTGTGGCGAGAAAGGGGTTCATCCAGTCTTACATCTTCGATTTGGGCTTCTTTTAATTCGAGGGCGATAGGTTCCACAGGCGGGACCTCCTTTCACAGACACTCAGCACACTGATGGTATCCAGGCGCGGCATACGATATCCTATGCCTCCGCCCCGATTGTGTGACGCAGGCCTAAAACCGGTATTCACGGTTTCACCGTATTTTTCACGATGAGACTCGGACGAGTTCATCTACGATCACCTCCGCCGCGTCAGGACGCCCCAGACGCTTGGACGCTTCACTCATGTGATGGTGGGATTCCGGATCTTTCATTATCGCCTCAATGGCGGTCCACAGGGTATTCCCTGTCAGCTCCCGCTCCAAAATCATCCGACCGGCACCCTGTTCCTCCAGCCACCGGGCATTCATTTCCTGATGGTTGTTCGTGACATACGGAGACGGTACCAGGATGGACGGAATACCCAAGGCGGTCAATTCAGCCAGGAAAGAAGCACCCGAGCGCCCCACCATCAACGAAGTGGCCGCCAATACGTCGGGCATGTTGTATATAAACGGTTGTACCGTCAGGTTGTCCATCGGTTCGTTATTCAGTTTAGCAGTAACCTCATCATAATGCACTTCCCCCGTTACGAAAACAAAG encodes:
- the murB gene encoding UDP-N-acetylmuramate dehydrogenase, coding for MEPIALELKEAQIEDVRLDEPLSRHTTWKVGGPADILVIPQNREELEKTMAILYRHQIPWRVIGRGSNLLVRDGGIRGAVIKMGNGLDYYRVDGDRVIAGGGHSFVKLSVLAAKAGLTGLEFAGGIPGTVGGAVFMNAGAHGSEVCRVLESAEVLLEEGRWIRLTNQELDFSYRHSILQSSLRGVVTEAVFQLKAGDRKKVAASMAQFKDRRRQTQPLQHPCAGSVFRNPDGDHSGRLIEAAGLKGYRVGDAEVSTQHANFIINRGQATANDVLTLIEHIIGTIEKEYGVTLVPEVQVVGEG
- the murA gene encoding UDP-N-acetylglucosamine 1-carboxyvinyltransferase, yielding MEQFVIKGGKPLYGTVRVQGAKNSALPILAATLLVEGIHEIRDVPHLSDIAVMNEILKSLGVKMRWDGNTVKLETSTLKSSRIPEILMRQMRSSIFLMGPLLSRLGEVSITRPGGCAIGARPIDLHLQGLEALGGMVEDDGESIRCTASQLKGAHIRLALPSVGATENIMMAAVCADGETTIRNAAREPEILDLQRFLNRMGADVRGAGTETITIRGVKRLHSVSYEVIPDRIVAGTLAIAAAVTGGEVLLTHVMPDHMTSTIELLKKTGAQLKSEGDALWVRGGGRLSAVGGVVTQPYPGFPTDMQPQVMALLSVTEGKSTIQEGIFDGRFKHVHELIRMGARLTVRNNRVEIEGVPHLRGAVVEATDLRAGAALVIAGLAAKGTTHVRGLAHIDRGYERLEQTLFQLGGQIQRHPGKRAFA
- the ftsA gene encoding cell division protein FtsA, with product MSSGEFIVSLDIGTSKVRVIVAEVTKESTQIVGVGSAVAKGTKKGAIIDIDQAVQSIREAIDHAERMVGIEISKVFVGISGNHVALQPSHGVVAVSSENREIGRQDIERVIQAARVIALPPERAIIEVVPKQFVVDGLGDVQDPYGMVGVRLEVEATIVTGSKTIIHNVLRCVEKASLSVAGILLLPLAASEICLSADEKNMGVVLADVGGGATSIAVFEQGYLLSTAVLPIGGEYITNDITIGLRTHTEAAEKVKRKYGVATVDEASREVTFPVPTIGSNRENTVNQEELALIIEPRIEEIFQLIREQVEAMGFDREPAGGFVLTGGVLSTPHILRVAQAQLGQAVRVVSPEHIGVQDPSFTSGVGMIHYIQKRWMLRLIEPEEGQNPSAQKNKRSSSTLERMKKWFLKEFI
- a CDS encoding cell division protein FtsQ/DivIB; the encoded protein is MEERVRPLRSPTRSRKPPSFVAILFILLFFLGTLIILFLESPLGEIRDVRIKGNHMVTEEELLQLARLEKGSSYFHWDGGEAERRIAALPEVREAVVTKTFPGTVDIEVKESHRVAFWVEGSLAYPVLGNGEILKDRPWSGNLDKPLLRGWEKRGEWDPALARGLADLPKRIQADLSEIRPGEDSTYPDLVRVYTRNHHVVRVRIRDFGEKIPYYSMFRNRPPGTLNLLESTWFEPEKE